The following are from one region of the Pseudomonas putida genome:
- a CDS encoding CPXCG motif-containing cysteine-rich protein: MLETDFYDCPYCGERVETTVDLSGGDQVYTEDCQVCCQPVVFILQVHGDEWMLDVRREDDA; the protein is encoded by the coding sequence ATGCTGGAAACCGACTTCTATGATTGCCCTTATTGTGGCGAGCGTGTGGAAACCACTGTTGACCTGTCAGGCGGTGACCAGGTCTACACCGAGGACTGCCAGGTGTGCTGCCAGCCTGTGGTGTTCATTCTGCAGGTGCATGGTGACGAATGGATGCTCGACGTCCGCCGTGAGGACGATGCCTGA
- a CDS encoding DUF2007 domain-containing protein — MQRIYEPESLLEAEMLAGMLASEGIEAHLVGRDLVGAAGELPLQGLLGLAVADEQAEYARQLIDAYNDAQPLVGDEPESFPGTLIC, encoded by the coding sequence ATGCAGCGTATCTACGAACCGGAAAGCCTGCTCGAGGCGGAAATGCTGGCGGGCATGCTCGCCAGCGAGGGGATCGAGGCGCACCTGGTCGGCCGTGACCTGGTCGGTGCTGCCGGCGAGTTGCCGCTGCAGGGCCTGCTGGGGCTTGCGGTGGCTGACGAGCAGGCCGAGTACGCACGGCAACTGATCGATGCGTACAATGACGCCCAGCCACTGGTTGGCGACGAACCGGAGAGTTTCCCCGGTACCTTGATCTGCTAG
- a CDS encoding SOS response-associated peptidase has product MCGRYALFRWPQALASLPGFPVGQPAQWNISPGGSVLIQRQLDGQLQLAKARWGLTPAWLTDLSRTPAHARAETLAEQPMFRDALRQRRCLMPANGFYEWRGSVRKRPYWLTPGEGASLYFAAVWEAYPVQDQVWLSCAVVTQAAMNQRRPLILDEAGQAAWLDPDTPLTRLHELLASPPATLRERALANFVNDPKLDAPECLTPA; this is encoded by the coding sequence ATGTGTGGACGTTATGCCCTGTTTCGCTGGCCTCAGGCCCTTGCCAGTCTGCCGGGGTTTCCCGTCGGCCAGCCAGCCCAATGGAACATCTCGCCGGGGGGCTCGGTGCTGATCCAGCGCCAGCTCGACGGCCAGCTGCAATTGGCCAAGGCGCGCTGGGGGCTGACCCCGGCCTGGCTCACCGACCTTTCCCGTACCCCCGCCCATGCCCGCGCCGAGACCCTGGCCGAGCAGCCGATGTTTCGTGACGCGCTTCGTCAGCGCCGCTGCCTGATGCCGGCCAACGGCTTTTACGAATGGCGTGGCAGCGTGCGCAAGCGCCCGTACTGGCTGACCCCGGGGGAGGGCGCGTCGCTGTACTTCGCTGCCGTGTGGGAGGCTTACCCGGTGCAGGACCAGGTGTGGCTGAGTTGCGCGGTGGTGACCCAGGCGGCGATGAACCAGCGCCGGCCGCTGATACTGGACGAGGCCGGGCAGGCGGCCTGGCTTGACCCGGACACGCCGCTGACCCGCTTGCACGAGCTGCTGGCCAGCCCGCCGGCGACGTTGCGTGAGCGGGCCCTGGCGAATTTCGTCAATGACCCGAAGCTGGATGCGCCAGAGTGCCTTACCCCGGCTTGA
- a CDS encoding M48 family metallopeptidase, translating to MRKSFVVSLLSAGILLAGCQAVNTTSGGAVGVERKQYMFSMLSTDEVNQMYAQSYQQTLGEASNKGVLDKSSADAKRVQVIANRLIAQAPKFRPDAAQWNWEVNVIKSDELNANCGPGGKIIVYTGLIDQLKLTDAEIAAVVGHEIAHALREHSREAMSKAYGVEMARQGAGAIFGLGQGGMAMADTVVNYAMTLPNSRANENEADLIGLELSARAGYDPNAAITLWNKMSQASEGAPPEFMSTHPASQSRIASLQAAIPKVMPLYQAARK from the coding sequence ATGCGTAAGTCTTTTGTCGTCAGCCTGTTGAGTGCTGGCATCCTGCTAGCCGGCTGCCAGGCGGTGAATACCACCAGCGGCGGAGCTGTCGGCGTCGAGCGCAAGCAGTACATGTTCAGCATGCTCTCGACCGATGAGGTCAACCAGATGTACGCCCAGTCGTACCAGCAGACCCTGGGGGAGGCATCGAACAAAGGCGTGCTCGACAAGTCCAGCGCCGATGCCAAGCGTGTGCAGGTCATTGCCAACCGCCTGATCGCCCAGGCGCCAAAGTTCCGCCCGGATGCCGCGCAGTGGAACTGGGAAGTCAACGTGATCAAGAGCGACGAGCTCAACGCCAACTGCGGCCCGGGCGGCAAGATCATCGTCTACACAGGGCTGATCGACCAGCTCAAGCTCACCGATGCGGAAATTGCTGCGGTGGTGGGCCACGAGATCGCCCATGCCCTGCGTGAGCACAGCCGCGAGGCAATGTCCAAGGCGTATGGCGTGGAAATGGCCCGCCAGGGGGCCGGTGCCATCTTTGGCCTCGGCCAAGGTGGCATGGCCATGGCCGATACCGTGGTGAACTATGCCATGACCTTGCCCAACAGCCGGGCCAACGAGAACGAAGCCGACCTGATCGGTCTGGAGCTCTCGGCGCGTGCCGGTTACGACCCGAATGCCGCGATTACCCTGTGGAACAAGATGAGCCAGGCTTCCGAAGGTGCACCGCCTGAGTTCATGAGCACTCACCCGGCGTCGCAGAGCCGCATTGCTTCGCTGCAGGCGGCGATTCCGAAGGTGATGCCGTTGTATCAGGCGGCCAGGAAGTAA
- a CDS encoding TMEM165/GDT1 family protein: MLESLLVPTAIVALAEIGDKTQLLALILAARFRKPWPIIAGIIAATLANHAAAGAVGAWIGSFFSDSALHWILAASFTATALWTLVPDKMDDDENPARRFGPFLTTLIAFFLAEIGDKTQVATVMLAAQYPHLIMVIIGTTLGMLIANVPVVLAGNFAADKLPLTLIRRLAATAFFVLAIVAVYSAMKASGWVG; encoded by the coding sequence ATGCTGGAATCTCTGTTGGTCCCCACCGCCATCGTTGCGCTCGCCGAAATCGGCGACAAGACGCAATTGCTCGCGCTCATTCTCGCGGCCCGCTTCCGCAAGCCCTGGCCGATCATCGCCGGTATCATCGCCGCCACTCTGGCCAACCATGCCGCGGCCGGTGCCGTGGGCGCGTGGATCGGCAGCTTCTTCAGTGACTCGGCACTGCACTGGATTCTGGCCGCGAGCTTCACCGCCACTGCGCTGTGGACCCTGGTACCGGACAAGATGGATGACGACGAAAACCCGGCACGCCGCTTCGGGCCGTTCCTGACCACGCTGATCGCATTCTTCCTGGCTGAAATCGGTGACAAGACCCAGGTCGCCACGGTGATGCTGGCTGCGCAATATCCGCACCTGATCATGGTCATTATCGGCACCACCCTGGGCATGTTGATTGCCAACGTGCCGGTGGTACTGGCGGGTAACTTCGCGGCGGACAAACTGCCGTTGACGCTGATCCGTCGCCTGGCGGCCACGGCGTTCTTCGTGCTGGCGATCGTGGCCGTTTATTCGGCGATGAAGGCCAGTGGCTGGGTGGGGTAA
- a CDS encoding class I SAM-dependent methyltransferase has protein sequence MDPRSEVLLRQAELFQGPLLLAGAPADGPLAQLPQAQAWTWHAGDQAVLESRFAGRSHYAVEPPEVAFESAVLFLPKSRELAAYLLNALASRLAGRELYLVGEKRGGIEGAAKQLQAFGKPRKLDSARHCQLWQVTIEHAPEAKPLESLAERFELSLEDGPLQVVSLPGVFSHGRLDRGTALLLKHLDGLPSGHVLDFGCGAGVLGATVKRRYPQSRVTLLDVDAFAVAASRLTLAANGLEGEVISGDGIDAAPTGLSLILSNPPFHTGVHTNYQASENLLKKSAVHLQKGGEMRLVANSFLRYQPLIEGALGNCQVRDEADGFRIYRATHG, from the coding sequence ATGGACCCGCGCAGTGAAGTGTTGCTCCGCCAGGCAGAGCTGTTCCAGGGGCCGCTGCTGCTCGCCGGCGCCCCCGCCGACGGCCCGCTCGCCCAGTTGCCCCAGGCCCAGGCCTGGACCTGGCATGCGGGCGACCAGGCCGTGCTCGAAAGCCGCTTCGCCGGCCGCAGCCACTATGCGGTCGAGCCCCCTGAAGTGGCTTTTGAAAGTGCCGTGCTGTTCCTGCCCAAGTCCCGTGAACTGGCCGCCTACCTGCTCAACGCCCTGGCCTCGCGCCTGGCCGGCCGCGAGCTGTACCTGGTCGGCGAAAAACGCGGTGGCATCGAAGGCGCGGCCAAGCAGCTGCAGGCCTTCGGCAAGCCGCGCAAGCTCGACAGCGCCCGCCATTGCCAGCTGTGGCAGGTGACCATCGAGCACGCGCCAGAGGCCAAACCCCTGGAAAGCCTGGCCGAACGCTTCGAGCTCAGCCTGGAAGACGGCCCGTTGCAGGTGGTCAGCCTGCCCGGTGTGTTCAGCCATGGCCGCCTCGATCGCGGTACCGCCCTGCTGCTCAAGCACCTGGATGGCCTGCCGAGCGGCCATGTGCTGGACTTTGGCTGCGGCGCCGGGGTGCTGGGCGCCACGGTCAAACGCCGTTATCCACAAAGCCGGGTGACTTTGCTGGACGTGGATGCCTTCGCCGTGGCCGCCAGCCGCCTGACCTTGGCCGCCAATGGTCTGGAAGGCGAAGTGATCAGCGGCGATGGCATCGACGCGGCGCCGACCGGGTTGAGCCTGATCCTGAGTAACCCACCGTTCCATACCGGGGTGCACACCAACTACCAGGCATCGGAAAACCTGCTGAAAAAATCGGCCGTTCATCTGCAAAAAGGTGGCGAAATGCGCCTGGTTGCCAACAGCTTCCTGCGCTACCAGCCGCTGATCGAAGGGGCACTGGGCAACTGTCAGGTACGCGACGAGGCCGATGGCTTCCGCATCTACCGGGCAACACACGGCTAA
- a CDS encoding 2-hydroxyacid dehydrogenase has translation MPSPRRAVFLDHQSLDLGDLDLSPLQQQFDTFELFAATRPEQVAERLQGAVAVISNKVMLDAATLAANPQLKLILVAATGTNNVDLAAARAQGVTVCNCQGYGTPSVAQHTLALLLALATRLCDYNQAVADGQWAKASQFCLLDFPIVELEGKTLGLLGHGELGGAVARLAEAFGMRVLSGQIPGRPERADRLPLDELLPQVDALTLHCPLNEHTRHMLGARELALLKPNALVVNTARGGLIDEQALADALRSGHLGGAATDVLSVEPPVNGNPLLEPGIPRLIITPHSAWGAVESRQRIVGQLSENAQAFFAGQPRRVVS, from the coding sequence ATGCCCAGCCCGCGTCGCGCCGTGTTTCTCGATCACCAGTCCCTGGACCTGGGCGATCTGGACCTCTCGCCCCTGCAGCAGCAGTTCGACACGTTCGAGCTGTTCGCCGCCACCCGTCCGGAGCAGGTCGCCGAACGCCTGCAGGGCGCGGTGGCGGTGATCAGCAACAAGGTCATGCTCGACGCCGCCACCCTGGCCGCCAACCCGCAACTGAAGCTGATCCTGGTGGCCGCCACCGGCACCAACAATGTCGACCTGGCGGCTGCGCGCGCCCAGGGCGTCACCGTGTGCAACTGCCAGGGCTACGGCACGCCGTCCGTCGCCCAGCACACCCTCGCCCTGCTGCTGGCCCTGGCCACCCGCCTGTGCGACTACAACCAGGCGGTAGCCGACGGCCAGTGGGCCAAGGCCAGCCAGTTCTGCCTGCTGGATTTCCCCATCGTCGAACTGGAGGGCAAGACCCTTGGCCTGCTCGGCCACGGTGAACTGGGCGGCGCGGTGGCGCGGCTGGCCGAAGCCTTCGGCATGCGCGTGCTCAGCGGGCAGATCCCCGGCCGCCCGGAACGCGCCGACCGTTTGCCACTGGACGAACTGCTGCCGCAAGTCGACGCCCTGACCCTGCACTGCCCGCTGAACGAGCACACCCGACACATGCTCGGGGCCCGCGAACTGGCCCTGCTAAAGCCCAACGCACTGGTGGTCAACACCGCCCGTGGCGGCCTGATCGACGAGCAAGCACTGGCCGACGCCCTGCGCAGTGGCCACCTGGGCGGCGCCGCCACCGATGTGCTGAGCGTGGAGCCGCCGGTCAACGGCAACCCGCTGCTGGAACCCGGCATCCCGCGCCTGATCATTACCCCGCACAGCGCCTGGGGTGCGGTGGAATCGCGCCAGCGCATCGTCGGCCAGCTCAGCGAGAACGCCCAGGCCTTCTTCGCCGGGCAGCCACGCCGCGTGGTCAGCTGA
- a CDS encoding fatty acid--CoA ligase: MLQTRIIKPAEGAYAYPLLIKRLLMSGSRYEKTREIVYRDQLRLTYPQLNERIARLANVLTEAGVKAGDTVAVMDWDSHRYLECMFAIPMIGAVVHTINVRLSPEQILYTMNHAEDRVVLVNSDFVGLYQAIAGQLTTVDKTLLLTDGPDKTAELPNLVGEYEQLLAAASPGYDFPDFDENSVATTFYTTGTTGNPKGVYFTHRQLVLHTLAEASVTGSIDSVRLLGSNDVYMPITPMFHVHAWGIPYAATMLGMKQVYPGRYEPDMLIKLWREEKVTFSHCVPTILQMLLNCPTSQGQDFGGWKIIIGGSALNRSLYQAALARGIQLTAAYGMSETCPLISAAHLNDELQAGSEDERVTYRIKAGVPVPLVEAAVVDGDGNFLPADGETQGELVLRAPWLTMGYFKEPEKSEELWQGGWLHTGDVATLDGMGYIDIRDRIKDVIKTGGEWISSLDLEDLISRHSAVREVAVVGVADPQWGERPFALLVVREGQVIDAKALKEHLKPFVEQGHINKWAIPGQIAVVTEIPKTSVGKLDKKRIRQDIVQWQASNSAFLSTL; this comes from the coding sequence ATGTTGCAGACCCGCATCATCAAGCCCGCCGAGGGCGCCTACGCCTACCCCCTGCTGATCAAGCGCCTGCTGATGTCCGGCAGCCGCTATGAAAAGACCCGCGAAATCGTCTACCGCGACCAGTTGCGGCTGACCTACCCACAGCTTAACGAACGCATCGCGCGCCTGGCCAACGTGCTGACCGAAGCCGGGGTAAAGGCCGGTGACACCGTGGCGGTGATGGACTGGGACAGCCACCGCTACCTGGAATGCATGTTCGCCATTCCGATGATCGGTGCGGTGGTGCACACCATCAACGTGCGCCTGTCGCCCGAGCAGATTCTCTACACCATGAACCACGCCGAAGACCGCGTGGTGCTGGTCAACAGCGATTTCGTCGGCCTGTACCAGGCCATCGCCGGGCAGCTGACTACCGTCGACAAGACCCTGCTGCTGACCGACGGCCCGGACAAGACCGCCGAGCTGCCCAACCTGGTGGGCGAGTACGAGCAACTGCTGGCCGCTGCCAGCCCGGGCTACGACTTCCCCGACTTCGACGAGAACTCGGTGGCCACCACCTTCTACACCACCGGTACCACCGGCAACCCCAAGGGGGTGTATTTCACTCACCGGCAACTGGTGCTGCATACCCTGGCTGAAGCTTCAGTGACCGGCAGTATCGACAGCGTGCGCCTGCTGGGCAGCAACGACGTGTACATGCCCATTACCCCGATGTTCCACGTGCACGCCTGGGGTATTCCCTACGCCGCCACCATGCTCGGCATGAAGCAGGTGTATCCGGGGCGCTACGAGCCTGACATGCTGATCAAGCTGTGGCGTGAGGAAAAGGTCACTTTCTCTCATTGCGTACCGACCATCCTGCAGATGTTGCTCAACTGCCCGACTTCCCAAGGCCAGGATTTCGGCGGCTGGAAGATCATCATCGGCGGCAGCGCGCTCAACCGCTCGTTGTACCAGGCCGCCCTGGCGCGCGGTATCCAGCTGACCGCCGCGTATGGCATGTCCGAGACCTGTCCGCTGATTTCCGCCGCCCACCTGAACGACGAGCTGCAAGCCGGCAGCGAGGATGAGCGCGTCACCTACCGTATCAAGGCCGGCGTGCCGGTACCGCTGGTCGAGGCGGCTGTCGTCGACGGCGACGGCAACTTCCTGCCTGCCGACGGTGAAACCCAGGGTGAGCTGGTGCTGCGCGCGCCGTGGCTGACCATGGGCTACTTCAAGGAGCCGGAAAAAAGCGAGGAGCTGTGGCAGGGCGGCTGGCTGCACACCGGTGATGTCGCCACGCTGGACGGCATGGGCTACATCGACATCCGCGACCGCATCAAGGATGTGATCAAGACCGGTGGCGAGTGGATATCCTCGCTTGACCTCGAAGACCTGATCAGCCGCCACTCGGCCGTGCGCGAAGTGGCGGTGGTGGGGGTGGCCGACCCGCAGTGGGGCGAGCGCCCGTTTGCCCTGCTGGTGGTGCGCGAAGGCCAGGTCATCGACGCCAAGGCGTTGAAGGAACACCTCAAGCCGTTCGTCGAGCAAGGGCACATCAACAAGTGGGCCATTCCAGGCCAGATCGCCGTTGTTACTGAAATTCCCAAGACCAGTGTCGGCAAGCTCGACAAGAAACGCATCCGCCAGGACATCGTCCAGTGGCAGGCCAGCAACAGCGCGTTCCTGTCCACGCTGTAA
- a CDS encoding DUF1302 domain-containing protein — translation MKSANLFWRRAKLPLAVSLASTLASPAFAVSFNIGEIEGQFDSSLSIGASWSTANPNKNLIGVNNGGKGLSQTSDDGHLNFKKGETFSKIFKGIHDLELKYGDTGVFVRGKYWYDFELKDEGREFKDISDSNRKEGAKSSGAELLDAFVYHNYAIGDQPGSVRLGKQVVSWGESTFIGGGINSINPIDVSAFRRPGAEIKEGLIPVNMFYVSQSLTDNLSAEAFYQIEWDQTVVDNCGTFFSQPDVIADGCNNNLAVLATQNSLASQLGPLYDRVATAMAAQGVTHGSPDEGVIVNRGPDRDARDSGQFGVAMRYMFEPLNTEFGGYFMNYHSRAPIFSGRGADLQHYSATGLAGALVRAGVPASALAGLVPRLLPLQVAGNSSYYVEYPEDIRLYGLSFSTTLPTGTAWSGEISYRPNAPVQLNTTDILFSGLTPLNPDVSVLQGRAGTDQPGYRRKEITQLQTTFTHFFDQVMGAERLTMVGEVGWTHVGGLESTSKLRYGRDPVFGPGPLPNGQCETLNTNTLGTSNANNVSRYCENDGYTTSDSWGYRVRAIWDYNNVFAGVNLRPSVAWSHDVDGYSPGPGANFEEGRKAISLGLDAEYQQTYTASLSYTNFFDGKYTTVDDRDFVALSFGVNF, via the coding sequence ATGAAATCTGCAAACCTGTTCTGGCGCCGGGCCAAGTTGCCCCTGGCCGTCAGCCTTGCTTCCACGCTCGCAAGTCCTGCTTTCGCTGTCAGTTTCAACATTGGTGAAATCGAAGGCCAGTTCGACTCGTCGCTCTCCATCGGCGCCAGCTGGTCGACGGCCAACCCCAACAAGAACCTGATCGGGGTGAACAACGGCGGCAAGGGCCTGTCGCAGACATCCGACGATGGCCACCTGAACTTCAAGAAGGGCGAAACCTTCTCCAAGATCTTCAAGGGTATCCATGACCTGGAACTGAAGTACGGCGACACCGGTGTGTTCGTCCGTGGCAAGTACTGGTACGACTTCGAACTGAAGGACGAAGGCCGCGAGTTCAAGGACATCAGCGACTCCAACCGCAAGGAAGGCGCCAAATCGTCCGGTGCCGAGCTACTCGACGCATTCGTCTACCACAACTACGCCATCGGCGATCAGCCTGGCTCGGTGCGCCTGGGCAAGCAGGTGGTGAGCTGGGGTGAAAGTACCTTCATCGGCGGCGGCATCAACTCGATCAACCCGATCGACGTGTCGGCGTTCCGCCGCCCCGGGGCCGAGATCAAGGAAGGCCTGATTCCGGTCAACATGTTCTATGTTTCGCAGAGCCTGACCGACAACCTGTCGGCCGAGGCCTTCTACCAGATCGAGTGGGACCAGACTGTCGTCGACAACTGCGGCACCTTCTTCTCCCAGCCTGATGTTATCGCCGACGGCTGCAACAACAATCTGGCCGTGCTGGCTACTCAGAACTCCTTGGCCAGCCAGCTTGGGCCGCTGTATGACCGTGTCGCGACCGCGATGGCGGCGCAAGGTGTGACTCATGGTTCCCCCGATGAGGGGGTAATCGTAAACCGCGGTCCAGATCGTGATGCACGCGACAGTGGTCAGTTCGGCGTTGCAATGCGCTACATGTTCGAACCGCTGAACACCGAGTTCGGTGGCTATTTCATGAACTACCACAGCCGCGCGCCAATTTTCAGTGGTCGTGGCGCTGATCTTCAACATTACAGCGCCACCGGCCTGGCAGGTGCGCTGGTACGCGCTGGTGTACCTGCTTCGGCGCTGGCCGGCCTGGTGCCAAGACTCTTGCCGCTGCAGGTGGCAGGCAACTCCAGCTATTACGTCGAGTACCCGGAAGACATTCGTCTATACGGGCTGAGCTTCTCTACGACACTTCCCACAGGCACTGCCTGGAGCGGTGAGATCAGTTACCGTCCGAACGCGCCCGTGCAACTGAATACCACCGATATTCTCTTTTCCGGCCTGACCCCCCTCAACCCGGATGTATCGGTGTTGCAAGGTCGAGCTGGCACCGATCAGCCAGGTTACCGTCGCAAGGAAATCACCCAGCTGCAAACCACCTTCACCCACTTCTTCGATCAGGTGATGGGGGCCGAACGGTTGACCATGGTAGGGGAAGTCGGTTGGACGCATGTTGGTGGGCTGGAAAGCACCTCCAAGCTGCGTTACGGGCGAGATCCGGTATTTGGCCCTGGGCCGCTGCCTAATGGCCAGTGTGAAACGCTCAATACCAACACTTTGGGCACCAGCAATGCCAACAACGTGTCGCGCTACTGCGAAAACGATGGTTACACCACTTCCGATTCCTGGGGATACCGCGTCCGCGCAATCTGGGACTACAACAACGTCTTTGCCGGGGTGAACCTGCGCCCCAGCGTAGCCTGGTCGCACGACGTCGATGGTTATTCGCCAGGCCCTGGCGCCAACTTCGAGGAAGGACGCAAGGCAATCAGCCTGGGCCTCGATGCCGAATATCAGCAAACCTACACGGCAAGCCTGTCGTACACCAACTTCTTCGATGGCAAGTACACCACCGTGGACGACCGCGACTTCGTCGCGCTCAGCTTCGGCGTGAACTTCTAA